Proteins encoded by one window of Chthonomonadales bacterium:
- a CDS encoding glycosyltransferase family 39 protein yields the protein MKWPAVAVLCLLLVGLRVVALRSDPYSRLDWSAGLLTDEGFYVHNARNLALFGRARTDEFNNMLLSPLLHYVQVAAFVAFGVGSAQARAISVVSSLLALGLLFAALRRAFGTRIALTAVVLLGLDHVNLLYNRMALMDTPAALGAVAAFYAFVRAQEADATRRARLAWLGACGALLGVTVVSRMLGVYLVAAPFTALATAGRRREAFGAVGAGLAVVAAGYVVGWYLPRAAEIARMNRYYRTVQVQPRSAAHLLRNVRHAVLGDHRGLAPYLFRHTPAAFALALAWLAALAAARAGRLSAADGAEAMAAVAYLVAWLLAGWALLAAAAYSPSRYYVMTYPALFSLAAIALWSLPDMLGALAGRGAAACVARSALAALLAYHAAEAVVHQGGVVGRAATLAALLGAPVAAAIVAWAAPGAMRRPGAARAAAVGAVAVWLGFNAYWLGDWAAHLSYSQYAMSRWLAAAVPPGSVLLGDVAPGITMDNGLAAVNVIPGLCNGERPVERSSGRPRYIAILDGRWKERYWLRRYPGLVDAKRRLRLARVLRWDVGIYAVPEAGAP from the coding sequence GTGAAATGGCCGGCCGTCGCGGTCCTCTGCCTGCTGCTGGTCGGGCTCCGTGTGGTCGCGCTGCGCTCCGATCCCTATTCCCGGCTCGACTGGAGCGCCGGCCTCCTCACCGACGAGGGGTTCTACGTCCATAACGCCCGTAACCTGGCCCTGTTTGGCCGCGCGCGGACCGATGAGTTCAACAACATGCTGCTCTCGCCGCTGCTTCACTATGTGCAGGTGGCGGCGTTCGTGGCGTTCGGGGTGGGTTCCGCGCAGGCGCGCGCCATTTCGGTCGTCTCCAGCCTGCTGGCGCTCGGTTTGCTGTTCGCGGCGCTGCGACGCGCGTTTGGCACGCGCATTGCCTTGACCGCCGTCGTACTGCTCGGTCTCGACCACGTGAATCTGCTCTACAACCGGATGGCACTGATGGACACGCCGGCCGCCCTCGGAGCGGTTGCCGCGTTCTACGCGTTTGTTCGCGCCCAGGAGGCCGACGCCACGCGGCGCGCGCGGCTTGCCTGGCTCGGCGCGTGCGGAGCGCTCCTCGGCGTCACGGTGGTCAGCCGCATGCTCGGAGTCTACCTGGTGGCCGCGCCCTTCACGGCGCTCGCCACGGCGGGCCGGCGGCGCGAGGCGTTCGGCGCGGTCGGCGCGGGCCTGGCGGTCGTCGCGGCCGGCTATGTGGTGGGCTGGTACCTGCCGCGCGCGGCCGAGATCGCGCGCATGAACCGCTATTACCGCACCGTGCAGGTGCAGCCGCGTTCGGCGGCACACCTGCTGCGCAACGTGCGGCACGCGGTGCTTGGGGATCACCGCGGCCTGGCGCCGTACCTGTTCCGGCACACGCCCGCCGCGTTCGCGCTGGCGCTGGCCTGGCTGGCAGCCCTGGCGGCTGCCCGCGCGGGCCGCCTGAGCGCCGCCGACGGAGCGGAGGCGATGGCGGCGGTCGCCTACCTGGTGGCCTGGCTGCTGGCGGGGTGGGCGCTGCTAGCGGCGGCCGCCTACTCGCCGAGCCGCTACTACGTGATGACTTACCCGGCGCTTTTCAGCCTGGCCGCCATCGCGCTGTGGTCGCTGCCGGACATGCTGGGAGCGCTGGCGGGGCGGGGCGCGGCGGCGTGCGTCGCGCGGAGTGCCCTGGCCGCGCTGCTTGCCTACCACGCGGCCGAGGCCGTGGTGCACCAGGGCGGCGTCGTGGGGCGGGCCGCCACCCTGGCGGCGTTGCTCGGCGCGCCCGTGGCCGCCGCGATCGTCGCGTGGGCGGCGCCCGGAGCGATGAGGAGGCCGGGCGCGGCACGGGCTGCGGCGGTGGGCGCCGTAGCGGTGTGGCTCGGGTTCAACGCCTACTGGCTTGGCGACTGGGCCGCGCACCTCTCCTACAGCCAGTATGCGATGTCGCGCTGGCTCGCGGCCGCCGTGCCGCCGGGCAGCGTGCTGCTGGGCGACGTGGCGCCCGGGATCACGATGGACAACGGACTGGCGGCCGTCAACGTCATTCCGGGCCTGTGCAACGGAGAGCGCCCGGTGGAGAGGTCCTCGGGCCGACCGCGCTACATCGCCATTCTGGACGGCCGATGGAAGGAGCGGTACTGGCTGCGGCGCTACCCGGGCCTGGTAGACGCGAAGCGGCGCCTGCGGCTGGCCCGCGTCCTGCGCTGGGACGTCGGGATCTACGCGGTGCCAGAGGCAGGGGCTCCCTGA
- the carB gene encoding carbamoyl-phosphate synthase large subunit: MPRDPSIRKVMVIGSGPIIIGQAAEFDYAGTQACRALREEGVEVVLINSNPATIMTDVEMADHVYIEPLNVEFASRVIARERPDGLLPTLGGQTGLNLATQLAEAGVLERHAVRLLGTPLPSIRMAEDREEFRSLMKRIGEPVPESWIVEDVSHLKEVANLGLWPLIVRPAYTLGGTGGGVARDAAELMDIGARGLKLSMRRQVMVERSLLGWKEVEYEVMRDANNTCITVCNMENFDPMGVHTGDSIVVAPSQTLSDKEYQLLRSASLNIIRSLGIEGGCNVQLALDPESFQYFVIEVNPRVSRSSALASKATGYPIARVAAKIAVGLRLDEIPNAVTRKTLACFEPALDYCVVKIPRWPFDKFLLADRRITTQMKATGEVMAIDRAFEPALMKAIRSLEVGAFGLSGKHVNALSDVQLEDKLSVANDERLFAIAEAFRRGMMVEEVAALSHIDRWFLCKVRNLVAMETRLKVHGRAVATLADTLDVDAPEADLLRAAKRMGFADRQVAEYTGLPERIVRDLRRAFGIVPSYKMVDTCAAEFEAATPYFYSCFDREDEF, translated from the coding sequence ATGCCGAGGGATCCCTCAATTCGCAAGGTCATGGTCATCGGCTCCGGCCCGATCATCATCGGGCAGGCGGCCGAGTTCGACTATGCCGGCACCCAGGCGTGCCGCGCGCTGCGCGAGGAGGGGGTGGAGGTTGTCCTGATCAACTCCAACCCCGCCACGATCATGACCGACGTGGAGATGGCCGATCACGTTTACATAGAGCCGCTCAACGTGGAGTTCGCCTCGCGCGTCATCGCGCGGGAGCGTCCGGACGGCCTGCTGCCGACCCTGGGGGGGCAGACCGGGCTGAACCTGGCTACGCAGCTCGCCGAGGCGGGCGTGCTCGAGCGCCACGCCGTGCGCCTTCTGGGCACGCCGCTCCCGTCGATCCGTATGGCCGAGGATCGCGAGGAGTTCCGGTCGCTGATGAAGCGGATCGGCGAGCCGGTGCCAGAGAGCTGGATCGTCGAGGACGTATCGCATCTTAAGGAGGTCGCGAACCTGGGACTCTGGCCGCTCATCGTGCGGCCAGCGTACACGCTCGGCGGCACCGGGGGCGGCGTGGCCCGTGACGCGGCGGAGCTGATGGACATTGGCGCCCGCGGCCTGAAGCTCTCGATGCGGCGCCAGGTGATGGTGGAGCGCTCCCTGCTCGGCTGGAAGGAGGTCGAGTACGAGGTGATGCGGGACGCCAACAACACCTGCATCACCGTGTGCAACATGGAGAACTTCGACCCGATGGGCGTGCACACGGGCGATTCGATCGTCGTGGCGCCCTCGCAGACGCTCTCCGACAAGGAGTACCAGCTTCTCCGCTCCGCCTCGCTGAACATCATCCGCAGCCTGGGCATCGAGGGGGGCTGCAACGTGCAGCTCGCGCTGGACCCGGAGAGCTTCCAGTACTTCGTCATCGAGGTGAACCCTCGCGTCTCGCGTTCCTCGGCGCTTGCCTCCAAGGCGACCGGCTATCCGATCGCGCGCGTCGCGGCCAAGATCGCCGTCGGCCTGCGGCTCGACGAGATCCCGAACGCGGTGACGCGCAAGACGCTGGCTTGCTTCGAGCCGGCGCTGGACTACTGCGTCGTGAAGATCCCCCGCTGGCCGTTTGACAAGTTCCTGCTGGCGGACCGGCGCATCACCACGCAGATGAAGGCCACCGGCGAGGTGATGGCGATCGACCGCGCCTTCGAGCCGGCGCTCATGAAGGCGATCCGCAGCCTGGAGGTGGGGGCGTTCGGGCTGAGTGGCAAGCACGTGAACGCGCTCTCCGACGTGCAACTCGAGGACAAGCTCTCCGTGGCCAACGACGAGCGCCTCTTCGCCATCGCGGAGGCGTTCCGACGCGGCATGATGGTGGAGGAGGTGGCCGCGCTTTCCCACATCGATCGATGGTTCCTGTGCAAGGTGCGGAATCTGGTGGCGATGGAGACGCGGCTGAAGGTGCATGGCCGGGCCGTCGCAACGCTCGCCGACACCCTGGACGTGGACGCTCCGGAGGCTGATCTGCTCCGCGCCGCCAAACGGATGGGCTTCGCCGATCGGCAGGTCGCCGAGTACACCGGCCTGCCCGAGCGGATCGTCCGCGACCTGCGGCGGGCGTTCGGGATCGTGCCGAGCTACAAAATGGTGGACACCTGCGCGGCCGAGTTCGAGGCCGCGACGCCCTACTTCTACTCGTGCTTCGATCGCGAGGACGAGTTCTGA
- a CDS encoding TIGR03118 family protein has product MTWPLIALLLTAGPASSRPAAAQVAVDVYQQTNLVSDIPGLAMLTDPNLVNPWGMSHSATSPFWVSNAGTATSTLYAVNGATGAATINPLVVTTPGPISGQVFNGSGDFGLSSGGPARFIFAGLDGTISGWNPSVPTAAQAASLAPGAVYTGLALASSGGSQYLYAANNAAGTIDVYDSSFALTSLPGNFTDPTLPGGNAPFNVTLVDGELFVTYEGPGAIVNVFGTDGTLHRRFASGGTLLNPWGVALAPATFGKYAGALLVGNFNHGDPAIGPGWINAFDPLSGAFLGLLEDPNHQPIAIDGLWQLLFGNGANGGRADALYFAAGIDDETHGLFGSLQAVPEPGAGALLAALAVPALLLLCRRRA; this is encoded by the coding sequence ATGACGTGGCCCCTGATCGCGCTGCTACTCACCGCCGGCCCGGCCTCGAGCCGGCCGGCGGCGGCCCAGGTGGCCGTCGACGTCTACCAGCAAACGAACCTCGTGTCCGACATTCCCGGACTCGCCATGCTGACCGATCCGAACCTGGTGAACCCGTGGGGCATGTCGCACAGCGCCACGAGCCCGTTCTGGGTGTCGAACGCCGGCACGGCGACCTCGACGCTCTACGCGGTCAACGGGGCAACGGGCGCGGCGACCATCAACCCGCTCGTGGTCACTACGCCCGGGCCCATCTCGGGCCAGGTGTTCAACGGCTCCGGCGACTTCGGCTTGAGCAGCGGCGGCCCGGCGCGGTTCATCTTCGCCGGCCTGGATGGGACCATCTCGGGATGGAACCCCTCGGTACCGACCGCTGCCCAGGCGGCCTCTCTCGCCCCGGGCGCCGTCTACACCGGCCTTGCGCTCGCCTCCAGCGGCGGCTCACAGTACCTGTATGCGGCCAACAACGCGGCCGGCACCATCGACGTGTACGACAGCTCGTTCGCGCTGACCAGTCTGCCGGGCAACTTCACCGACCCGACGCTCCCTGGCGGCAACGCGCCGTTCAATGTCACCCTCGTTGATGGCGAGCTGTTCGTTACCTACGAGGGACCGGGCGCGATCGTGAACGTCTTCGGCACCGACGGGACCCTGCATCGGCGCTTCGCTTCGGGTGGCACGCTCCTGAACCCGTGGGGCGTCGCCCTGGCCCCGGCCACGTTCGGCAAGTACGCGGGGGCGCTGCTGGTCGGCAACTTCAACCACGGCGATCCCGCTATCGGCCCGGGGTGGATCAACGCCTTCGATCCGCTCAGCGGCGCCTTTCTCGGGCTCCTTGAGGACCCGAATCACCAGCCGATCGCCATCGACGGCCTGTGGCAACTCCTCTTCGGCAACGGCGCCAACGGGGGCCGGGCCGACGCGCTCTATTTCGCCGCCGGCATCGACGACGAGACGCACGGCCTGTTCGGCAGCCTCCAGGCAGTGCCGGAGCCCGGCGCGGGAGCGTTGCTCGCCGCCCTGGCCGTCCCGGCGCTGCTGCTGCTGTGCCGACGACGAGCCTGA
- a CDS encoding sigma-70 family RNA polymerase sigma factor, producing the protein MHPGDDALIARVQGGDREAFLALFDRYYARIERYAGSRLRNAETASDVASETFLRAYRSVMTYRVGENRPYIGYLLQICRRLIIAETSRRGAIRTCSLDTEVSEVESISSSWERPLADLLDEERRTMVRRALDFLSADDREIVALAFERDLSRRDIAAILGKPTVSAVTSHLHRAITKLRGILLKQGYFNATAPLGGARGDAPTR; encoded by the coding sequence GTGCATCCAGGAGACGACGCGCTGATCGCCCGCGTGCAGGGCGGCGACCGGGAGGCCTTCCTTGCCCTCTTCGATCGCTACTACGCGCGGATCGAGCGCTACGCCGGTTCGCGGCTCCGCAACGCCGAGACGGCCAGCGACGTGGCGTCCGAGACATTCCTGCGAGCCTATCGCAGCGTGATGACCTACCGCGTCGGCGAGAACCGCCCATACATAGGCTACTTGCTGCAGATCTGCCGGCGCCTCATCATCGCGGAGACGTCACGCCGCGGCGCGATCCGGACCTGCTCGCTCGACACCGAGGTCTCCGAGGTCGAGTCGATCTCCTCGTCGTGGGAGCGGCCGCTGGCCGACCTGCTGGACGAGGAGCGCCGGACCATGGTGCGGCGCGCTCTCGACTTCCTGAGCGCCGACGACCGCGAGATCGTCGCCCTGGCGTTCGAGCGCGACCTCTCACGCCGCGACATCGCCGCCATACTCGGCAAACCCACCGTGAGCGCGGTGACCTCACATCTGCACCGCGCGATCACGAAACTCCGCGGCATCCTGCTGAAGCAGGGCTACTTCAACGCGACCGCGCCGCTAGGAGGAGCACGAGGCGATGCACCCACCCGATGA
- the carB gene encoding carbamoyl-phosphate synthase large subunit — protein MSASSPGCTPHSGESLVAAARLLPFLYIARKARCHAPLPGRGRRRRGTIDRAVGCRRGGPAQGGGETVTTPRKIVVLGSGPIRIGQGIEFDYCSVHCVWALREAGYEALIINNNPETVSTDFDTSDRLYFEPLTPEDVLNILDRERPEGVIVQFGGQTAINLARPLHECGVRILGSSFESIDLAEDRERFDRVLRELDIPKPAGRAVTSVAAAREVASEIGYPVLVRPSYVLGGRAMEIVYSPDELLTYMHYAAEVSPRAPILVDRYVLGKEVEVDVIGDGADCLLPGIMEHIERAGVHSGDSMAVYPPQTLDDDVIDQIVRTAIALAHRLEVRGLMNIQFVVATEGGRNVAQVLEVNPRASRTVPFLSKVTGIPMVKVATNVMIGQTLREQGYESGLYPKTRLIAVKAPVFSFPKLAGVDVGLGPEMKSTGEIMGVDTDYSRALYKAMVASGVDVPERGKLIATIADHDKAEAAGIIRDFAEIGYSVHATPGTACFLAEQGIAASPVKKIRDGSPNLLDLIRDGKIDLLINTLSTDKRTEREAVQIRRASVEMGIPCLTSLDTARALLLALEARRRGQDFACTPVDAYLSPSAERA, from the coding sequence ATCAGCGCGTCGTCTCCTGGATGCACGCCTCACTCCGGCGAATCGCTCGTGGCCGCAGCACGGTTGCTGCCATTCCTTTATATCGCGCGGAAGGCGCGTTGTCACGCGCCGCTTCCGGGAAGGGGCCGGCGGAGGCGAGGTACAATCGATCGGGCGGTGGGCTGCCGCCGGGGCGGCCCGGCGCAAGGGGGTGGAGAGACCGTGACGACGCCGAGGAAGATCGTGGTGCTGGGCTCCGGGCCGATTCGCATCGGGCAGGGGATCGAGTTCGACTACTGCAGCGTGCACTGCGTCTGGGCGCTGCGGGAGGCTGGCTACGAGGCCCTGATCATCAACAACAACCCGGAGACGGTCAGCACCGACTTCGACACCTCCGACCGCCTCTACTTCGAGCCGCTCACGCCCGAGGACGTCCTCAACATTCTAGACCGCGAGCGTCCCGAGGGCGTCATCGTGCAGTTCGGCGGCCAGACCGCCATCAACCTGGCCCGCCCGCTGCATGAGTGCGGCGTGCGGATCCTCGGATCCAGCTTCGAGTCGATCGACCTCGCCGAGGACCGCGAGCGCTTCGACCGCGTGCTTCGCGAGCTGGACATCCCGAAGCCGGCGGGCCGCGCGGTCACCAGTGTGGCGGCGGCGCGGGAGGTCGCCAGCGAGATCGGCTACCCGGTGCTCGTGCGTCCCTCCTACGTGCTCGGAGGGCGCGCCATGGAGATCGTCTACAGCCCCGACGAGCTGCTTACCTACATGCACTACGCGGCTGAGGTGTCGCCAAGGGCGCCGATCCTGGTGGACCGGTACGTGCTCGGCAAGGAGGTCGAGGTCGACGTCATCGGTGATGGCGCCGACTGCCTGCTGCCCGGCATCATGGAGCACATCGAGCGGGCGGGCGTGCACTCCGGGGACTCGATGGCCGTCTACCCGCCTCAGACACTGGACGATGACGTGATCGATCAGATCGTCCGCACGGCGATCGCGCTGGCGCACCGGCTCGAGGTGCGAGGCCTGATGAACATCCAGTTCGTCGTGGCCACGGAGGGCGGCCGGAACGTGGCGCAGGTGCTCGAGGTGAATCCGCGCGCCAGTCGCACCGTGCCCTTTCTGTCCAAGGTGACCGGCATCCCCATGGTGAAGGTCGCCACGAACGTGATGATCGGCCAGACACTGCGCGAGCAGGGCTACGAGAGCGGCCTCTACCCGAAAACGCGTCTGATCGCCGTCAAGGCGCCCGTCTTCAGCTTCCCCAAGCTCGCCGGGGTCGACGTGGGGCTGGGCCCGGAGATGAAGTCGACCGGCGAGATCATGGGCGTAGACACCGACTACAGCCGCGCGCTCTACAAGGCGATGGTGGCCAGTGGCGTCGACGTGCCGGAGCGCGGCAAACTGATCGCCACCATCGCCGACCACGACAAGGCGGAGGCGGCAGGCATCATCCGCGACTTCGCCGAGATCGGCTACTCTGTCCACGCTACGCCTGGCACGGCCTGCTTCCTGGCGGAGCAGGGCATCGCTGCCTCGCCCGTCAAGAAGATCCGCGATGGCTCGCCCAATCTGCTGGACCTCATCCGCGACGGCAAGATCGACCTGCTCATCAACACGCTCTCCACGGACAAGCGCACGGAGCGCGAGGCCGTGCAGATCCGGCGCGCCTCGGTGGAGATGGGCATCCCCTGCCTCACCTCATTGGACACGGCGCGCGCCCTCCTGCTGGCCCTGGAGGCTCGCCGCCGCGGCCAGGACTTCGCCTGCACCCCGGTCGACGCCTACCTGAGCCCGAGCGCCGAGCGCGCTTGA
- a CDS encoding Smr/MutS family protein, giving the protein MTRRRARASATRCDLEVDFHGYTAAEMRAVLDDTWGRRRWQGLRRVRVVHGTGEVLWRVLRAWCDEKGIPWAPDRRAGATVVFPVQRATHGRGPAHRPLGALRERAHPTTEAAPEDPSPAPEPGAPSDASGARDLMAEEFERLATVDERMLRHRKARGGG; this is encoded by the coding sequence TTGACGCGGCGCCGCGCCCGCGCGTCCGCCACGCGCTGCGACCTCGAGGTGGACTTCCACGGTTACACGGCCGCCGAGATGCGCGCCGTCCTCGACGACACCTGGGGACGACGGCGCTGGCAGGGGCTCCGCCGCGTGCGCGTGGTTCACGGCACGGGGGAGGTCCTCTGGCGCGTGCTGCGGGCGTGGTGCGACGAGAAGGGCATCCCCTGGGCGCCCGACCGCCGGGCCGGCGCCACCGTGGTGTTCCCCGTCCAGCGCGCCACGCACGGGCGCGGCCCGGCGCACCGCCCGCTAGGAGCCCTGCGGGAGCGTGCGCACCCGACCACCGAGGCCGCTCCGGAGGATCCCTCGCCTGCGCCCGAGCCCGGCGCGCCCTCGGACGCTTCGGGCGCGCGCGACCTGATGGCCGAGGAGTTCGAGCGGCTGGCCACGGTTGACGAGCGGATGCTTCGCCACCGCAAGGCCCGTGGCGGGGGGTAG
- a CDS encoding dehydrogenase — MPKSLPIHPTEVRRPGAVTFEPIPINQYSRTLQDELDRFAREDLLRIYHDMAVIRAFEGMLNEVKLKNGYAGIEYNHKGPAHLSIGQEASAVGQAFLLDADDHIFGSHRSHGEILAKGLSAIDKLDEQALMAIMTGYMDGATLKVVERDAEGGVKSLAVDFLLYGALAEIFGREAGFNKGMGGSMHAFFTPFGIFPNNAIVGGSADISVGAALFKKVNLRPGIVICNIGDASLGCGPVWEALCLATMDQFRTLWDEKHRGGLPFIMNFVNNFYGMGGQPVGETMGMQVLARVGAGLTPDQMHAERVDGYNPLAVIDAITRKKEIIRQGQGPVLLDTLTYRYSGHSPSDASSYRERSEVEEWQHVDSLVTYADDLKKAGLCRDAEIEAAKAEIDARILKAYRKAVDLETSPRADLYAVGSLLERVTFSNQRIESLDPGRVPETLIALEENPRVKQLAQRSRAGLDEAGKPLPRGRCVGVRDALFEAILDRFYEDPTLVAYGEENRDWGGAFAVYRGLTEALPYHRLFNTPISEGAIAGSAVGYALEGGRALVELMYCDFLGRAGDEVFNQLAKWQAMSGGLLRMPVVLRVSVGSKYGAQHSQDWTSLCAHIPGLKVVFPATPYDAKGLMYSALLGTDPVVFFESQRIYDQPELFHPGGVPAGRYEVALGEPDVKRAGDDLTILTVGATLYRALEAADTLETEHGISCEVVDARTLVPFDYAKVLESVKKTGRILLASDACERGSALQTMAARIGQLAFDDLDAPPVVVGARNWITPPDEVEDAFFPYPPDILDAVHAHILPLDGYAPKRVVDAEDLLRRARLGI; from the coding sequence ATGCCCAAGTCGCTGCCAATCCACCCCACCGAGGTCCGCAGGCCCGGTGCCGTCACCTTCGAGCCCATACCGATCAACCAGTACAGTCGCACCCTCCAGGACGAGCTGGATCGGTTCGCCCGCGAGGACCTGCTGCGCATCTACCACGACATGGCGGTGATCCGGGCGTTCGAGGGCATGCTCAACGAGGTGAAGCTCAAGAACGGCTACGCCGGCATCGAGTACAACCACAAGGGGCCCGCCCACCTCTCCATCGGCCAGGAAGCCTCCGCCGTCGGTCAGGCCTTTCTGCTCGACGCGGACGACCACATCTTCGGCAGCCACCGAAGCCACGGCGAGATCCTCGCCAAGGGCCTCTCCGCCATCGATAAGCTGGATGAGCAGGCGCTCATGGCCATCATGACGGGCTACATGGACGGGGCCACGCTGAAGGTGGTGGAACGCGACGCGGAGGGCGGCGTGAAGTCGCTCGCGGTGGACTTCCTCCTCTACGGCGCGCTGGCCGAGATCTTCGGGAGGGAGGCCGGTTTCAACAAGGGCATGGGAGGGTCGATGCACGCCTTCTTCACGCCCTTCGGGATCTTCCCCAACAACGCCATCGTCGGGGGCTCGGCCGACATCTCCGTGGGCGCGGCGCTCTTCAAGAAGGTGAACCTGCGGCCGGGAATCGTGATCTGTAACATCGGCGACGCCTCGCTCGGCTGCGGCCCGGTCTGGGAGGCGCTCTGCCTGGCCACGATGGACCAGTTCAGGACGCTTTGGGACGAGAAGCACCGTGGCGGGCTGCCGTTCATCATGAACTTCGTCAACAACTTCTACGGCATGGGCGGCCAACCGGTGGGCGAGACGATGGGCATGCAGGTGCTCGCCCGCGTCGGCGCGGGCCTCACGCCCGACCAGATGCACGCCGAGCGCGTCGACGGCTACAACCCGCTGGCCGTCATCGACGCCATCACGCGGAAGAAGGAGATCATCCGGCAGGGCCAGGGCCCCGTTCTGCTCGACACCCTTACCTATCGCTACAGCGGCCACTCCCCCTCCGACGCGTCCTCCTATCGCGAGCGCTCAGAGGTGGAGGAGTGGCAGCACGTCGACTCGCTGGTAACCTACGCCGACGACCTCAAGAAGGCCGGCCTGTGCCGCGACGCTGAGATCGAGGCGGCGAAGGCCGAGATCGACGCGCGGATCCTGAAGGCCTACCGCAAGGCCGTCGACCTGGAGACGTCTCCGCGGGCGGACCTCTACGCGGTCGGGTCGCTCCTGGAGCGCGTCACGTTCTCCAATCAGCGCATCGAATCGCTCGACCCGGGCCGCGTGCCGGAGACCCTGATCGCGCTCGAGGAGAACCCGCGCGTCAAGCAACTGGCTCAGCGCAGCCGCGCCGGCCTGGACGAGGCCGGCAAGCCGCTGCCGAGGGGCCGCTGCGTGGGCGTTCGTGACGCCCTTTTCGAGGCGATCCTCGACCGCTTCTACGAGGACCCGACGCTGGTGGCGTACGGCGAGGAGAACCGCGACTGGGGCGGCGCCTTCGCCGTCTACCGCGGGCTCACCGAGGCGCTGCCCTATCACCGCCTATTCAACACGCCGATCTCGGAGGGCGCCATCGCCGGCTCCGCCGTGGGCTACGCGCTGGAAGGCGGCCGGGCTCTCGTGGAGCTTATGTACTGCGACTTCCTGGGCCGCGCCGGCGACGAGGTGTTCAACCAGCTCGCCAAATGGCAAGCCATGTCCGGCGGGCTGCTTCGCATGCCGGTGGTCCTGCGCGTCTCCGTCGGCAGCAAGTACGGCGCGCAGCACAGCCAGGACTGGACCTCGCTCTGCGCGCACATTCCGGGCCTGAAGGTGGTTTTCCCGGCGACGCCTTACGACGCCAAGGGGCTGATGTACTCCGCCCTGCTCGGCACCGACCCGGTCGTCTTCTTCGAGAGCCAGCGCATCTACGACCAGCCCGAACTCTTCCACCCGGGTGGCGTGCCGGCGGGCCGCTACGAGGTGGCGCTCGGCGAGCCCGATGTTAAGAGGGCCGGCGATGACCTTACCATCCTGACCGTCGGCGCAACGCTCTACCGCGCACTCGAGGCGGCTGACACGCTCGAGACCGAGCACGGCATCTCCTGCGAGGTGGTCGATGCGCGAACGCTGGTGCCGTTCGACTACGCGAAGGTGCTGGAGTCGGTGAAGAAGACGGGCCGCATCCTCCTCGCCTCCGACGCCTGCGAGCGCGGCAGCGCACTGCAAACGATGGCCGCGCGCATCGGCCAGCTTGCCTTTGATGACCTGGACGCCCCGCCGGTGGTGGTGGGCGCCCGCAACTGGATTACCCCGCCGGACGAGGTGGAGGACGCCTTCTTCCCCTACCCACCGGACATCCTGGACGCCGTGCACGCGCACATCCTGCCGCTCGACGGCTACGCGCCGAAGCGCGTGGTGGACGCGGAGGACCTGCTTCGTCGCGCGCGCCTGGGCATCTGA
- a CDS encoding gamma-glutamyl-gamma-aminobutyrate hydrolase family protein (Members of this family of hydrolases with an active site Cys residue belong to MEROPS family C26.), whose protein sequence is MIVYVGFAQPDEWADWARTYAAHAARFEEAAGGELCLVVPYHRMNRELVRRLRPDALVLSGFSRSWQDYDIRTMHPLGRCVLEEERIPLLALCGGHQMVGFLFNGALLGAERLCDEPMRPRRPGEPITNPDYHPDYYMERGFHELELRADDPLFAGCGRPPVVLESHYCEVKVLPPGFRLLASTPECRIQAMRHESRPLVSLQFHPEDYTDAFPDGRAILRNFLGGIGR, encoded by the coding sequence GTGATCGTCTATGTGGGGTTCGCGCAGCCGGACGAGTGGGCGGACTGGGCCCGGACCTACGCGGCCCATGCGGCGCGCTTCGAGGAGGCGGCAGGCGGGGAACTCTGCCTCGTGGTGCCCTACCATCGCATGAACCGCGAGCTCGTGCGCCGGCTTCGCCCGGACGCGCTCGTGCTGAGCGGCTTCAGCCGCTCCTGGCAGGACTACGACATCCGGACGATGCACCCGCTCGGCCGATGCGTGCTCGAAGAGGAGCGCATCCCGCTGCTCGCCCTCTGCGGCGGCCACCAGATGGTCGGTTTCCTGTTCAACGGCGCCCTGCTCGGCGCGGAGCGGCTCTGTGATGAGCCCATGCGCCCGCGCCGGCCAGGCGAGCCCATCACCAACCCCGATTACCACCCGGACTACTATATGGAGCGCGGCTTCCACGAGCTGGAGCTGCGCGCCGACGACCCGCTGTTCGCGGGTTGCGGCCGCCCGCCGGTCGTGCTCGAGTCGCACTACTGTGAGGTGAAGGTGCTGCCCCCCGGCTTCCGGCTGCTCGCCTCGACGCCCGAGTGTCGCATTCAGGCGATGCGGCACGAGAGCCGCCCGCTCGTCAGCCTGCAGTTCCACCCGGAGGACTACACCGACGCGTTCCCGGACGGCCGGGCCATCCTGCGCAACTTCCTCGGCGGCATCGGGCGCTGA